Proteins encoded by one window of Desulfotignum phosphitoxidans DSM 13687:
- a CDS encoding efflux RND transporter periplasmic adaptor subunit has protein sequence MKEIINKILKMFLIILPMVAAVLVVAYLVTHKPGPARKQGQESIRPLRVIEVPYVDLVPRVVGFGVAEPGWIWEAVAEVRGTVVSIHPRLKSGELIEANSVVIQIDPTEYELAVARLKATVEETRANIKELAEDEENTKQLLGVEQRSLALAQKSLERKLEALKRNAISQDEVDREERNYLQQKQNVQQLKNALALIPSKRNALNAALDVHRSNLKQARIDLAKTVIKAPYDCRLGDVDIETGQFLRAGQSLFKAHGTAVTEIDARFRVEELRNLLSEQVRGRFQPGLSTGAFKDLFRDVSVIISLQSGDWSAEWEARIDRVRETVDVKTREMKVVVAVDRPYEKAEPGVRPPLTAGMFCRVELQGPARPGSVVVPRSAIHDSSVFVVDREHRLQKKQVDEDFAQSEFVVLKSGLSGGEMVVVSDPSPAIVGMKVSPVSDDSLKQHLMALSQGKRAKQ, from the coding sequence ATGAAGGAAATCATTAATAAAATTCTCAAAATGTTTCTGATAATCCTGCCGATGGTGGCAGCGGTTTTGGTGGTGGCATACCTGGTGACGCACAAGCCCGGTCCCGCACGGAAACAAGGACAAGAATCAATAAGGCCCCTTCGAGTCATCGAGGTGCCTTATGTGGATTTGGTCCCAAGAGTTGTGGGTTTCGGGGTTGCCGAACCCGGATGGATATGGGAAGCGGTTGCTGAAGTCAGGGGGACCGTCGTGTCCATTCATCCTCGATTGAAATCCGGGGAATTGATAGAAGCCAACAGCGTAGTGATTCAAATAGATCCAACGGAATACGAACTGGCGGTGGCCCGTTTGAAGGCAACTGTTGAAGAAACCCGGGCAAACATCAAAGAACTCGCCGAGGACGAGGAGAATACCAAACAACTGCTTGGAGTGGAGCAGCGATCATTGGCCTTGGCTCAAAAATCCCTTGAACGTAAACTTGAAGCGTTGAAACGCAATGCGATCTCCCAGGACGAGGTGGACCGGGAAGAAAGAAATTATCTTCAGCAAAAACAAAATGTACAGCAATTGAAAAACGCGCTTGCCTTGATCCCCTCAAAACGAAACGCCCTGAATGCGGCACTTGACGTACATCGGTCCAATCTAAAGCAAGCCCGAATTGATTTGGCCAAAACCGTCATCAAAGCGCCATATGATTGCCGGCTCGGTGATGTGGATATTGAAACCGGGCAGTTTTTACGGGCCGGCCAGTCGCTTTTTAAAGCCCACGGGACCGCTGTCACGGAGATCGACGCCCGGTTTCGAGTTGAAGAATTACGAAATCTCTTGAGCGAACAGGTGCGCGGGCGATTTCAGCCGGGGCTGAGTACTGGAGCGTTCAAAGACCTGTTCCGTGATGTCAGCGTGATCATCAGCCTGCAAAGCGGTGACTGGTCAGCTGAATGGGAAGCCCGAATTGACAGAGTCCGGGAGACGGTGGACGTAAAGACCCGAGAAATGAAGGTTGTGGTCGCCGTGGACCGCCCCTATGAGAAAGCCGAACCCGGCGTACGTCCCCCTCTAACAGCAGGCATGTTTTGCCGGGTGGAACTTCAAGGCCCTGCGCGACCAGGGAGCGTGGTTGTGCCTCGATCCGCCATTCACGACAGCAGTGTATTCGTTGTTGACCGGGAACACCGGCTGCAAAAAAAACAGGTGGATGAGGATTTTGCCCAGTCTGAATTTGTCGTCCTCAAATCCGGCCTGTCAGGCGGGGAAATGGTTGTGGTATCCGATCCCTCCCCGGCTATTGTCGGCATGAAAGTCTCGCCTGTATCTGATGACAGTCTGAAACAACACCTGATGGCCTTAAGCCAGGGAAAGAGGGCGAAACAATGA
- a CDS encoding HEPN domain-containing protein, translating to MTTSINPQTIFNQNFAIVERLLQMYQLASDLRQSDLPDYFKQAVSNFWGVPENAQIRCVANDKIAILSHSAIRFPDANMEEGGVDFLLRQAVIMTCTSLETFLWETVCKVVPTLFRLRRSKVDERLKNLTLTLEEYIAVEKYNDPDLRLQKIILRNFEKKVLYDLKSIDQIANMLAIRNFWEQVEETCGEPARNLKRLIGDLLARRNQITHRADRPTERIDVDGHGLRKITFSWVNIRVQATKTLVLAIDEIITNSVEGIDKSI from the coding sequence ATGACAACATCCATAAATCCACAAACTATTTTCAATCAGAACTTTGCCATCGTTGAAAGGCTTCTGCAAATGTACCAGTTGGCTAGTGATTTAAGGCAATCAGACCTTCCAGACTATTTCAAACAGGCTGTGAGCAATTTTTGGGGAGTGCCGGAAAATGCTCAGATCAGATGCGTGGCAAACGACAAAATTGCTATTTTATCTCATTCGGCAATACGCTTTCCTGATGCAAACATGGAAGAAGGCGGAGTCGATTTTCTTCTTAGACAGGCAGTGATTATGACTTGTACCTCTCTTGAGACTTTTTTGTGGGAAACTGTCTGCAAGGTTGTACCGACTCTGTTCCGTCTTCGACGATCAAAGGTCGATGAACGTCTCAAGAACCTGACCTTAACACTGGAAGAATATATTGCTGTTGAAAAATATAACGATCCGGATTTACGCTTGCAAAAAATTATCTTGAGGAATTTCGAAAAAAAAGTCCTCTACGACCTAAAGTCTATTGATCAAATCGCCAACATGTTAGCCATTCGAAATTTTTGGGAACAAGTTGAAGAAACCTGTGGTGAACCTGCCCGGAATTTAAAACGGCTGATCGGTGATCTACTTGCCAGAAGAAACCAAATTACCCATCGAGCTGATCGACCAACTGAACGCATTGATGTTGATGGCCACGGTCTACGAAAAATTACTTTTTCATGGGTAAATATCAGAGTGCAGGCGACAAAAACGTTGGTCTTGGCAATCGATGAGATTATAACAAATTCAGTCGAAGGAATTGACAAATCAATATAA
- a CDS encoding efflux transporter outer membrane subunit — MTRKRNKPFGLMLAFLSLLWAGCTVGPDYTPPEPRADMDQWQQPPEYGLVVSQADIGEWWQVFEDPRLNELVNRGLSGNLDLDIARSRIREARAARGIETAARFPAVTAAGSAAKVKEGDQPTGELYATDFDAAWEIDIFGRITRRIEASTADMQASIETLRSVQVSLVAELALNYTEVRSFQNRIRVAETNIDAQRKTLQIVTDRFDLQLANSLELEQAKSNLASSQSQLPPLKSGLQQAMNRIAVLTGEKPGVLNDFFHEASPMPTAPPEIAIGIPADLIRRRPDIRKAERELAAQSARVGIAKADLYPRFTFNGILQFSTTSASSLFDSMSRLLTIGPAFQWSIFNAGSVRSNIEVQSERQNQALIEYEQTILQALEDVESAMVAYVRELDRRGSMKNMVESAKKSANLAESLYKDGLRDFIYVLDAQRTLFTAEDSLAISSAEVTANLIRLYKALGGGWNPAHRNSK, encoded by the coding sequence ATGACTCGTAAACGCAACAAACCTTTTGGACTTATGTTAGCTTTTTTGAGTCTCCTCTGGGCGGGGTGCACCGTGGGTCCGGATTATACACCGCCTGAGCCCCGCGCTGACATGGACCAATGGCAACAACCGCCCGAATACGGGTTGGTCGTGTCGCAGGCGGATATCGGTGAGTGGTGGCAAGTCTTTGAGGACCCTCGCTTGAATGAACTGGTGAACCGAGGGCTCTCCGGGAATCTGGATCTGGATATAGCCCGATCCAGGATTCGGGAAGCCAGGGCTGCGCGGGGGATCGAAACAGCGGCACGTTTTCCGGCCGTGACCGCAGCCGGCTCTGCCGCCAAGGTGAAAGAAGGGGATCAACCGACCGGTGAGCTCTATGCGACCGATTTCGACGCTGCCTGGGAAATCGATATCTTCGGAAGGATAACCCGCCGTATTGAGGCCTCTACCGCCGATATGCAGGCATCCATCGAAACGCTGCGCAGTGTCCAGGTCTCCCTGGTGGCGGAACTGGCCCTTAACTATACTGAAGTCCGTTCTTTTCAAAACCGAATTCGCGTGGCTGAAACCAATATCGATGCTCAACGGAAGACACTCCAGATCGTAACGGATCGATTCGACCTTCAGCTGGCAAATTCATTGGAATTGGAGCAGGCCAAATCCAATCTTGCCTCCAGCCAGTCTCAGCTTCCACCGCTTAAGTCGGGTCTGCAGCAAGCCATGAACCGGATAGCTGTGCTGACAGGCGAAAAACCGGGCGTATTAAACGATTTTTTTCATGAGGCATCCCCAATGCCCACAGCACCCCCTGAGATCGCAATCGGTATCCCAGCCGACCTGATCAGAAGACGTCCCGATATCCGTAAGGCTGAACGGGAACTGGCCGCCCAGTCCGCGCGCGTGGGTATCGCAAAAGCGGATTTGTATCCCCGGTTCACATTCAATGGCATATTACAATTCTCCACCACAAGCGCATCCAGCCTTTTCGACAGTATGAGCCGCCTGTTGACGATCGGACCGGCGTTTCAATGGAGCATATTCAATGCCGGTAGCGTCAGAAGTAATATCGAGGTGCAGAGTGAACGGCAAAATCAGGCACTCATCGAATATGAACAGACAATCCTGCAAGCATTGGAGGATGTCGAAAGCGCCATGGTAGCTTACGTGCGCGAGCTGGACCGCAGAGGATCTATGAAAAATATGGTAGAATCGGCAAAAAAATCTGCGAATCTTGCTGAATCATTATACAAGGATGGACTGAGAGACTTCATATATGTTCTCGACGCTCAGCGAACGCTGTTTACTGCGGAAGACAGTCTGGCAATAAGCAGCGCAGAAGTTACAGCCAATCTGATTCGGCTCTACAAAGCGCTCGGCGGTGGATGGAACCCCGCGCACAGGAATTCAAAATAA
- a CDS encoding TetR/AcrR family transcriptional regulator, whose amino-acid sequence MMSARKTDTQQRQEQITQAALDLINDQGVSGLSIAGIARRVGIVPSALYRHFASKDAVLDAVLDLIRQRLLDNVAHVREQTDVPLEQLRLLLIRHAFLLDENRAIPSVVFSEAVYTGAPERKSRVTSIITDYLKEIQAIIALGQQDGSIHKKIEPATAAVLFMGMILPAAILSNISEGLFDITAHVKNVWPAFVRSVSTKTEQGQI is encoded by the coding sequence ATGATGTCCGCCCGGAAAACAGACACACAACAGCGCCAGGAACAGATCACCCAGGCCGCCCTTGACCTGATCAATGACCAGGGGGTTTCAGGGTTGAGCATTGCCGGCATTGCCCGGCGGGTGGGGATTGTACCCTCGGCGTTGTACCGGCATTTCGCCAGCAAGGATGCCGTGCTCGATGCCGTGCTGGACCTGATCCGGCAACGGCTCCTGGACAATGTGGCCCATGTCCGGGAGCAGACCGATGTTCCGCTGGAACAGCTTCGGCTGCTGTTGATCCGGCATGCCTTCCTCCTGGACGAAAATCGGGCCATTCCATCCGTGGTGTTCTCCGAAGCGGTCTATACTGGTGCTCCGGAACGGAAAAGCCGGGTGACAAGTATAATCACAGACTATTTAAAAGAGATTCAAGCCATCATCGCCTTAGGGCAGCAGGACGGTTCCATTCACAAAAAGATTGAACCAGCCACCGCTGCAGTCCTGTTTATGGGGATGATCCTGCCGGCAGCGATATTGTCGAATATTTCCGAAGGTCTTTTCGACATTACCGCTCATGTAAAAAATGTGTGGCCAGCTTTCGTCCGATCCGTCTCAACCAAAACTGAACAAGGACAGATATAA
- a CDS encoding CBS domain-containing protein produces the protein MKFSTLNECRQTITDEDIVGAMKKIPGYLDITPSDFMEIYGVAYDHALHRLKHAITAEQIMTSQVVTVAETAPLAEVVRLLADHDISGMPVIQPDNTLAGVISEKDFLSKMGGGGSPSFMHVILQCLEKKGCIAADIKKLTAKEIMSSPAVTISGTTPLFEVADIMDRHNINRVPVIDDAGRLAGIVARSDLIQTMC, from the coding sequence ATGAAATTCAGCACACTCAATGAATGCCGGCAGACCATTACTGACGAGGACATTGTCGGGGCCATGAAAAAAATCCCCGGATACCTGGACATCACCCCGTCCGATTTCATGGAGATCTACGGGGTGGCCTACGACCATGCCCTGCACCGGCTGAAACATGCCATCACCGCGGAACAGATCATGACAAGCCAGGTGGTAACGGTTGCGGAGACCGCACCGCTTGCCGAGGTGGTCCGGCTCCTGGCCGACCATGACATCTCCGGGATGCCCGTGATCCAGCCGGACAACACCCTTGCCGGGGTCATCTCTGAAAAGGATTTTCTGTCAAAAATGGGAGGGGGCGGATCTCCTTCTTTCATGCATGTGATCCTGCAATGCCTGGAAAAAAAAGGCTGCATTGCCGCGGATATCAAAAAACTGACAGCCAAAGAGATCATGTCTTCCCCTGCCGTCACCATCTCCGGCACCACCCCGCTGTTTGAAGTGGCAGATATCATGGACCGCCACAACATCAACCGGGTCCCGGTCATTGATGACGCCGGACGGCTGGCAGGGATCGTTGCCAGATCCGATCTGATCCAGACCATGTGTTAA
- a CDS encoding HPP family protein: MSGFFQKMKGGSQSPPGVGFSEIAWSWLGAFLGIIPVALLHYHFFSDGDLVFLIGSFGASAVLIYGAVRSPLAQPRNLVGGHLISAVIGVAAWQMLGSAPWLAAAFAVATAIAAMHATKTLHPPGGATALIAVIGSEKIHSLGFLYVFFPVLTGVIIMLIVALVVNNIAESRKYPEFWW, encoded by the coding sequence GTGTCGGGTTTTTTCCAAAAAATGAAAGGAGGCAGCCAGAGCCCGCCGGGTGTGGGATTTTCCGAAATTGCATGGTCCTGGCTCGGGGCGTTTCTGGGGATCATACCCGTGGCTTTGCTGCATTACCATTTTTTTTCTGACGGAGATCTGGTGTTTCTCATCGGGTCTTTCGGGGCCTCGGCCGTATTGATCTACGGGGCCGTGAGAAGCCCGCTTGCCCAGCCCCGAAACCTGGTGGGAGGGCACCTGATCTCCGCCGTCATCGGGGTGGCGGCCTGGCAGATGCTGGGATCCGCTCCCTGGCTGGCCGCCGCCTTTGCCGTGGCCACGGCCATTGCCGCCATGCATGCCACCAAAACCCTGCATCCGCCGGGCGGGGCCACGGCCCTGATTGCCGTGATCGGCAGTGAAAAAATTCACAGCTTAGGCTTTTTATATGTGTTTTTTCCCGTGCTCACAGGCGTTATCATCATGCTGATCGTGGCACTGGTTGTCAACAACATTGCCGAATCCAGAAAATATCCGGAGTTCTGGTGGTAA
- a CDS encoding efflux RND transporter permease subunit, translating into MIRFFTGHPTAANLLMIAFLVAGALTTPYILRETQPDFAPTEVEVRIRYPGATAQEVEEVVCRRVEDAIDGINFVAEVRSDAREGMASIIVEMSTDGDIQAFLSDVETEIDAIDDFPQEVELPVISQLGRTDPVLALLVSGPMTVPDLKAYCEDLKERMQEAGVSLINIEGFSDHQLRVSLSDAALRRIGLSASQVAAIIATQSKDIPLGTIETRERDILLRFVDQRRTPAALENLIILAGPEGGTLRLGDIAKVEDLFELDEEKIMKDGRRNALLKIEKSKTQDAIRVAQKVKAFLEDERVHHPQMELTITQDETTILKDRLNMLLSNGIQGLLLVFGTMWLFFNVRISFWVAMGLPVSFLGAFIIVPHLGLSINMFTMVGLLMALGLLMDDAIVIAENIMAHRQRGKSPLAAAVDGTKEVAAGVISSLITTICILGPLAFIEGQIGKVLKVVPMMLILVLVVSLIEAFGILPAHINHAMHGFALNKTNRFRKRFDAFFNWMRDRLVGGSVEFLLKRRYLFLTSLIGVFILSLGMVASGKIKFQGFPDLEGDVVMARLLMPQGTPLSRTEGVVAHILAALERTNQRFKPDQPDHQDLIQNAYVQYNLNTEAFENGPHVATITVDLLTAEKRTGTVEAYLAGWRKEIGNLPDVLSLTLGEPGFGPGGRPIEVRLRGKDLDEMKKAVTDLKGWFGQFEGVVNLADDLRTGKPEIRMRMREEAYGIGIDATDIGHQLRAAFQGLVADEIQVGPESYEIEIRLADMDRNDLQDIENFNLVLADGNQVPLKAVVTWKMENGWARIARFNGMRAVTLRGDVDTRLVNTNELMNLFRKTYLTEFNQTYPGLKLAIAGSLEETNTTQKSMFGAMVIGIIGIFILLSFQFRTYTEPLIVMLAIPFSLIGVVWGHGLMGVPISMPSLLGFIALGGIVVNDSILLVIFLKNARKEGLAMHDAAVQASKDRFRAVLLTSTTTIVGLLPLLFERSLQAQILIPLVISTSFGLMASTALVLLALPCMYLILGDFGIVEKIGEESKASFNKSEAEGNAYDS; encoded by the coding sequence ATGATTCGTTTTTTTACCGGACATCCCACCGCGGCCAATCTGCTGATGATCGCATTCCTGGTTGCGGGCGCTCTGACCACGCCCTATATCCTTCGGGAAACGCAACCCGATTTTGCACCCACCGAAGTTGAGGTTCGCATCCGCTATCCCGGTGCCACCGCTCAAGAGGTCGAAGAGGTGGTCTGCCGAAGGGTGGAAGACGCCATTGACGGAATCAATTTTGTGGCGGAAGTCCGCTCTGACGCCCGTGAGGGGATGGCCTCGATTATTGTTGAAATGAGCACGGACGGCGATATCCAGGCATTTTTGAGCGATGTAGAGACCGAAATCGATGCCATCGATGATTTTCCGCAGGAAGTGGAACTCCCCGTCATTTCTCAGCTCGGAAGGACTGATCCCGTGTTAGCTCTGCTTGTCTCCGGCCCCATGACCGTTCCGGATCTCAAGGCCTATTGTGAAGACCTGAAGGAACGGATGCAGGAGGCGGGGGTTTCATTGATAAATATCGAGGGGTTTTCCGATCACCAGCTGCGGGTTTCGCTCTCTGACGCAGCACTGCGTCGAATAGGCCTCAGCGCTTCCCAGGTGGCGGCGATCATCGCCACGCAAAGCAAGGACATCCCCCTGGGCACCATTGAAACTCGTGAAAGAGATATCCTGCTTCGTTTTGTCGATCAGCGTCGAACACCCGCGGCATTGGAGAATCTCATCATTCTGGCCGGTCCGGAAGGCGGAACACTCCGCCTCGGTGACATCGCCAAGGTCGAAGATCTGTTTGAACTCGATGAAGAAAAAATCATGAAAGATGGGAGACGAAATGCGCTTCTGAAAATCGAAAAATCAAAAACCCAGGATGCGATTCGGGTGGCCCAGAAAGTGAAAGCCTTTCTGGAAGACGAGCGAGTGCATCACCCGCAGATGGAATTGACCATCACCCAGGATGAAACAACAATTCTGAAAGACCGTCTCAATATGCTCCTCTCCAACGGCATCCAGGGTCTGTTGCTGGTATTTGGCACCATGTGGCTGTTTTTCAATGTTCGCATCTCCTTTTGGGTAGCCATGGGCCTGCCGGTCTCTTTTCTGGGAGCTTTCATTATTGTTCCTCATTTGGGCCTCAGCATCAATATGTTCACCATGGTTGGCTTGTTGATGGCCCTCGGCTTGCTGATGGATGACGCTATTGTGATTGCGGAAAATATCATGGCCCACAGGCAGCGCGGGAAATCACCGCTCGCAGCCGCAGTCGACGGCACCAAAGAAGTCGCCGCGGGCGTGATATCTTCTCTTATCACGACCATTTGTATCCTGGGCCCCCTGGCCTTTATCGAAGGGCAAATCGGCAAAGTCCTGAAAGTGGTTCCCATGATGCTGATTCTGGTGCTGGTCGTAAGCCTGATCGAAGCCTTTGGGATTCTTCCCGCCCACATCAATCACGCCATGCACGGGTTTGCTCTGAACAAAACAAACCGTTTCAGAAAACGATTTGATGCCTTTTTCAACTGGATGCGAGACCGTCTGGTGGGCGGTTCTGTCGAATTTCTGCTGAAACGGCGCTATCTTTTCCTGACTTCACTGATCGGAGTATTCATCCTTTCATTGGGCATGGTAGCTTCCGGCAAAATTAAGTTCCAGGGGTTTCCGGACCTGGAGGGCGATGTTGTGATGGCCCGGCTGCTGATGCCTCAAGGGACACCGCTTTCAAGGACCGAGGGGGTCGTGGCGCATATTTTGGCTGCTTTGGAGCGGACCAATCAGCGTTTTAAGCCGGATCAGCCCGACCACCAGGATCTGATACAAAATGCCTACGTCCAGTACAACCTGAACACGGAAGCATTTGAAAACGGGCCCCATGTGGCCACCATTACAGTGGATCTGCTGACCGCAGAAAAACGGACCGGCACGGTTGAGGCTTATTTGGCTGGCTGGCGCAAGGAAATAGGCAATCTGCCGGATGTGCTCAGTCTTACTTTGGGCGAGCCGGGATTTGGACCGGGCGGCCGCCCCATTGAAGTACGTCTGCGGGGAAAAGACCTGGATGAAATGAAAAAGGCCGTGACAGACTTGAAGGGCTGGTTCGGCCAATTCGAAGGCGTGGTGAACCTGGCGGACGATTTAAGAACCGGCAAGCCCGAAATCCGTATGCGGATGCGGGAAGAGGCGTATGGTATTGGGATCGACGCGACCGATATCGGCCACCAGCTGCGGGCCGCATTCCAGGGCCTTGTGGCCGATGAAATCCAGGTCGGGCCGGAGTCCTACGAGATAGAGATCCGCTTGGCCGACATGGATCGGAATGATTTACAGGACATTGAAAATTTCAATCTTGTCCTTGCCGACGGAAATCAGGTGCCGCTAAAGGCAGTGGTCACATGGAAAATGGAAAATGGATGGGCACGAATCGCCCGTTTCAACGGTATGCGGGCGGTGACCTTGCGCGGCGATGTGGATACCCGCCTGGTCAACACCAATGAATTGATGAACCTTTTTCGAAAAACTTATCTCACTGAATTCAATCAAACATACCCGGGTTTAAAGCTGGCGATAGCCGGATCTCTCGAAGAAACCAACACCACACAGAAGTCGATGTTCGGAGCCATGGTTATTGGCATTATCGGGATCTTTATCTTGCTCAGCTTTCAGTTCAGGACCTATACCGAACCGCTCATCGTCATGCTGGCCATTCCTTTTTCCCTAATCGGTGTCGTCTGGGGACACGGCCTTATGGGTGTACCCATCAGCATGCCAAGTTTGCTGGGGTTTATAGCCCTGGGTGGTATTGTGGTCAATGATTCCATACTGTTGGTCATCTTTTTGAAAAACGCCCGAAAAGAAGGGCTCGCCATGCATGATGCGGCCGTTCAGGCCAGCAAGGACCGGTTCCGTGCAGTGTTGTTGACTTCGACCACTACCATTGTCGGCCTGCTGCCCTTGTTATTCGAAAGAAGCCTTCAGGCCCAGATACTGATTCCCCTTGTCATCAGCACCTCGTTTGGATTGATGGCGAGCACGGCTCTGGTTCTATTGGCTCTTCCGTGTATGTATTTAATTCTGGGAGATTTCGGGATCGTGGAAAAAATTGGCGAAGAATCAAAGGCTTCTTTTAATAAGAGTGAAGCAGAAGGAAATGCATATGACTCGTAA
- a CDS encoding pyridoxamine 5'-phosphate oxidase family protein — protein sequence MKALKFYFENTKGTGVLATADSSGKVDAAIYSRPHFLEADQLAFIMRDRLTHQNLTSNPHATFLFIENGPGYKGKRLFLKKVKEEENPELVGKIKRRRYTDDKQEPRFLVYFTLEKQLPLIGDGTD from the coding sequence ATGAAAGCATTGAAATTTTATTTTGAAAATACCAAAGGCACGGGCGTTCTGGCTACTGCAGACAGCAGCGGCAAAGTGGATGCCGCCATCTATTCCCGTCCCCATTTTCTGGAAGCAGATCAACTGGCCTTTATCATGAGGGACCGGCTCACCCATCAGAACCTGACCTCCAACCCGCACGCCACATTTCTGTTCATTGAAAACGGTCCGGGCTACAAAGGCAAACGTCTGTTTCTCAAAAAGGTCAAAGAAGAGGAAAATCCGGAACTGGTGGGAAAAATAAAGCGCCGCAGATACACGGATGACAAACAGGAGCCCCGGTTTCTGGTGTACTTTACCCTGGAAAAACAACTGCCGTTGATCGGTGACGGCACAGACTAA